A window from Leptothermofonsia sichuanensis E412 encodes these proteins:
- the ndhK gene encoding photosynthetic/respiratory NAD(P)H-quinone oxidoreductase subunit K — translation MVMNSDIAAQNAADSSELILNPIERPRVTQELSENVILTTVDDLYNWARLSSLWPLLYGTACCFIEFAALIGSRFDFDRFGLVPRSTPRQADLIITAGTITMKMAPALVRLYEQMPDPKYVIAMGACTITGGMFSVDSPSAVRGVDKLIPVDVYLPGCPPRPEAIIDAIIKLRKKISNESIQERGTLRQTHRYYSTTHTMKSVEPILTGKYMQSSEREAPPKELMEAMGMPVPPALLTAEKEVERRA, via the coding sequence ATGGTCATGAACTCAGACATTGCCGCCCAAAATGCTGCTGACTCATCTGAACTGATCCTGAATCCAATCGAGCGTCCCCGGGTGACTCAGGAACTTTCAGAAAACGTCATTCTGACTACAGTAGATGACCTCTATAACTGGGCAAGGTTGTCTAGCCTCTGGCCCCTGCTCTATGGGACAGCCTGCTGCTTTATTGAATTTGCGGCTCTGATTGGCTCCCGTTTCGACTTTGACCGATTTGGTCTGGTACCCCGCTCCACTCCCCGCCAGGCTGATTTGATCATTACGGCAGGCACAATCACGATGAAGATGGCTCCTGCTCTGGTCAGATTGTACGAGCAAATGCCCGATCCCAAATATGTGATTGCTATGGGCGCCTGTACCATTACAGGGGGCATGTTTAGTGTCGATTCTCCTTCGGCAGTCCGCGGCGTTGATAAGTTGATTCCAGTAGATGTTTATCTGCCAGGCTGTCCACCCCGTCCCGAAGCAATCATTGATGCCATCATCAAACTTCGCAAAAAAATATCTAATGAGTCAATTCAGGAGCGGGGAACTCTGAGACAGACTCACCGATACTACAGTACAACCCATACGATGAAGAGTGTGGAACCCATTTTGACGGGCAAGTATATGCAATCGAGTGAGCGGGAAGCTCCTCCCAAGGAATTGATGGAAGCCATGGGAATGCCAGTTCCCCCTGCCCTACTGACGGCTGAGAAGGAGGTTGAGCGTCGTGCCTGA
- the ndhC gene encoding photosynthetic/respiratory NAD(P)H-quinone oxidoreductase subunit C, with product MFVLSGYEYLLGFLLVCSLVPLLALTASKLVRPSRRGPERRTTYESGMEPIGGAWIQFNIRYYMFALIFVIFDVETVFLYPWAVAFNQLGLLAFVEALIFVAILVVGLVYAWRKGALEWS from the coding sequence GTGTTTGTTCTCAGTGGTTACGAATATCTTCTGGGTTTTCTCCTGGTCTGTAGTCTAGTTCCCCTTCTGGCATTGACTGCCTCCAAACTGGTTCGACCCAGCCGTCGTGGTCCAGAACGGCGAACTACCTATGAATCTGGAATGGAGCCGATTGGGGGTGCCTGGATTCAGTTCAACATTCGCTACTACATGTTTGCTCTCATTTTTGTCATCTTCGACGTTGAGACGGTTTTTCTTTACCCCTGGGCAGTTGCCTTTAATCAGTTGGGACTGCTGGCGTTTGTCGAAGCCCTGATTTTTGTCGCGATTCTGGTAGTTGGTCTTGTCTACGCCTGGCGTAAAGGAGCCTTAGAATGGTCATGA
- the murJ gene encoding murein biosynthesis integral membrane protein MurJ: MTESKKTSRSLMGIAGIVAVATLISKIFGLVRQQAIAAAFGSGPAFGAFNFAYVIPGFLLILLGGINGPFHSAIVSVLAKKKREDVAPVVESITTLVICILLLVTVGLVIFAEPLMHLVAPGLFLSPEQSRELGLEPGVIELTRQTREIAIQQFRIMAPMAVLAGLIGIGFGTLNAADQYWLPSISPLFSSVTVLIGIGGLALALGSQITLPQYAALGGAVLAWTTLGGAVLQWLVQLPVQWRAGLGSLRPRFNFRQPEVQEVIRIMGPATFSSGMMQINVWTDLFFASFIPNAAAAVSAMSYAGLLVQTPLGILSNVILVPLMPIFARLAAPENWEELKLRIRQGLMMTAVTMLPLSGFMIALALPISRVVYERYAFTVEDSYLTASVLVAYAVGMFVYLGRDVLVRVFYGLGDADTPFRISIANIFLNALLDFLLVRSLGAPGLVLATVGVNLISMVVMLWILNHRLNGLPLREWSKPALGLVAGSAIAGFACWGTLWATQQVFGTEGLLVQLVQLLISGTLGVIVFTLFALQLRLPEVDLLVNRLRQRLFQRN, from the coding sequence GTGACTGAATCGAAAAAAACTTCCCGGTCTCTAATGGGAATTGCTGGCATTGTGGCGGTTGCCACGTTGATCAGCAAAATCTTTGGGCTGGTGCGGCAGCAGGCGATCGCGGCTGCATTTGGTTCCGGTCCCGCATTTGGGGCGTTCAACTTTGCTTATGTTATTCCGGGCTTTCTGTTGATTTTGCTGGGTGGGATCAATGGTCCATTTCACAGTGCGATCGTCAGCGTGCTGGCAAAAAAGAAGCGGGAGGATGTAGCTCCGGTTGTAGAGAGCATCACCACTCTGGTCATTTGTATTTTGTTGCTGGTCACCGTGGGCCTGGTCATCTTTGCAGAACCCCTGATGCATCTGGTGGCACCTGGTTTGTTTCTGTCCCCAGAGCAATCTAGAGAGTTGGGCTTAGAACCGGGCGTGATCGAGCTAACCCGACAGACGCGCGAGATTGCCATTCAGCAATTCAGGATCATGGCTCCAATGGCTGTTCTGGCAGGGCTGATTGGGATTGGATTTGGCACCCTGAATGCCGCGGATCAATACTGGTTACCCTCAATTAGCCCTCTGTTTTCTAGTGTGACAGTGCTGATTGGGATTGGCGGCCTGGCGCTTGCCCTCGGCAGCCAGATCACCCTACCCCAATATGCGGCATTGGGAGGTGCCGTGCTTGCCTGGACTACGCTGGGAGGTGCCGTGCTGCAATGGCTGGTACAGCTTCCGGTACAGTGGCGGGCTGGGTTGGGCAGTCTGCGTCCACGCTTTAACTTTCGCCAACCAGAAGTGCAGGAAGTTATCAGAATTATGGGACCTGCCACCTTCTCATCCGGGATGATGCAAATCAATGTCTGGACAGACCTGTTTTTTGCATCATTCATTCCCAATGCCGCCGCTGCCGTATCTGCCATGAGTTACGCTGGACTACTGGTGCAAACTCCATTGGGCATCTTATCGAATGTCATTCTGGTGCCTTTGATGCCAATTTTTGCCAGACTGGCAGCCCCAGAGAATTGGGAAGAGCTGAAACTGCGCATCCGGCAGGGTTTGATGATGACTGCCGTGACCATGCTGCCTTTAAGTGGCTTTATGATTGCCCTGGCACTTCCGATTTCACGGGTTGTCTATGAGCGCTATGCATTTACCGTTGAGGACTCTTACCTGACGGCATCGGTACTGGTTGCCTACGCTGTAGGCATGTTTGTTTACCTGGGGCGGGATGTGCTGGTGCGTGTGTTCTATGGGCTGGGCGATGCCGATACCCCGTTTCGGATTAGCATCGCCAATATCTTTCTGAATGCACTGCTGGACTTTCTACTGGTGAGATCCCTGGGTGCTCCCGGTCTGGTGCTGGCAACAGTTGGGGTTAATCTGATTTCAATGGTGGTGATGTTATGGATTTTGAACCATCGGCTAAACGGACTACCTCTGCGGGAATGGAGTAAGCCTGCACTGGGACTGGTAGCCGGAAGTGCGATCGCGGGGTTTGCCTGCTGGGGCACACTGTGGGCAACTCAACAAGTATTCGGGACTGAAGGCTTGCTGGTTCAACTGGTACAACTGTTGATTTCCGGCACCTTAGGAGTAATTGTGTTTACCCTGTTCGCACTTCAGTTACGTTTGCCTGAAGTTGACCTGTTAGTCAACCGTTTGCGCCAACGCCTCTTCCAGCGAAACTAA
- a CDS encoding NAD(P)H-dependent glycerol-3-phosphate dehydrogenase, giving the protein MQNNSNSKARTLASNLTVVVIGAGAWGTTLAKLADAGGHEVRLWSRRSGDRLQPLLEGADIVVSAVSMKGVRTTVEQVRQAGVAPHTIFVTATKGLDPDSGSPEQLPLLPSQLWQTAFPAHPVVVLSGPNLSKEIQQGLPAATVVASQDIPSAEIVQLALSSPSFRIYTNPDILGVELGGTLKNVIAIAVGTCDGLQLGTNAKAALVTRGLAEIIRVGTCWGARPETFYGLAGLGDLLATCNSPLSRNYQVGYGLAQGKSLEQVLAQLEGTAEGINTTQVLVKLASQQGIPVPISHQVDRLLQNKITPQAAVEALMLRDYKPEMEEREVES; this is encoded by the coding sequence ATGCAGAACAACTCAAACTCAAAAGCCCGGACTCTGGCCTCAAACCTGACAGTTGTGGTGATTGGAGCTGGTGCCTGGGGAACGACGCTCGCCAAGCTGGCAGATGCCGGAGGACACGAGGTTCGTCTGTGGTCGCGTCGAAGTGGCGATCGCCTCCAACCGCTCCTGGAGGGAGCAGATATTGTCGTGTCCGCAGTGTCCATGAAGGGAGTGAGGACAACGGTTGAACAGGTGAGGCAGGCAGGGGTGGCACCCCACACAATTTTTGTCACGGCCACGAAAGGACTTGACCCCGACTCTGGAAGTCCCGAACAATTGCCCCTACTCCCTTCTCAGCTCTGGCAAACTGCCTTTCCGGCTCACCCGGTTGTAGTTCTGTCAGGCCCCAATTTGTCGAAGGAAATCCAGCAGGGATTGCCCGCCGCAACAGTTGTTGCCAGTCAGGATATTCCCTCCGCTGAGATCGTTCAGCTCGCCCTGTCTTCACCCAGCTTTCGCATCTACACCAATCCAGATATTCTGGGTGTGGAGTTGGGTGGAACCCTGAAAAACGTGATTGCGATCGCCGTTGGTACCTGTGACGGCTTACAACTGGGCACCAACGCCAAAGCTGCCCTGGTCACCCGTGGTCTGGCAGAAATTATTCGGGTAGGCACCTGCTGGGGAGCCAGACCCGAAACCTTTTATGGTCTGGCAGGGTTAGGAGACCTGCTGGCAACCTGCAACAGCCCCCTCAGCCGCAACTACCAGGTAGGTTATGGACTGGCTCAGGGCAAATCCCTGGAGCAAGTCTTGGCGCAGTTAGAAGGCACCGCTGAAGGCATAAACACCACCCAGGTTCTTGTTAAATTAGCTTCCCAGCAAGGAATTCCAGTCCCCATCTCCCATCAAGTCGATCGCCTGCTGCAAAACAAAATCACCCCTCAAGCCGCCGTAGAAGCATTAATGCTGAGGGACTATAAACCAGAAATGGAGGAGAGGGAAGTTGAAAGTTGA
- the ftsH2 gene encoding ATP-dependent zinc metalloprotease FtsH2: MKFSWRTVVLWALPALVIGFFIWQSSMVPSSVNMGRNAASTRMTYGRFLEYLDANRVASVDFYDGGRTAIVEAVDPELDNRLQRLRVDLPGNAPELISRLRESKISFDSHPVRNDGAIWGLLGNLIFPILLIGGLFFLFRRSGNVPGGPGQAMNFGKSRARFQMEAKTGIMFDDVAGIEEAKEELQEVVTFLKKPERFTAVGARIPKGVLLIGPPGTGKTLLAKAIAGEAGVPFFSISGSEFVEMFVGVGASRVRDLFKKAKENAPCIIFIDEIDAVGRQRGAGIGGGNDEREQTLNQLLTEMDGFEGNTGIIIIAATNRPDVLDSALLRPGRFDRQVTVDPPDIKGRLEVLKVHARNKKLAPEISLEAIARRTPGFTGADLANLLNEAAILTARRRKEAITMLEIDDAVDRVVAGMEGTPLVDSKSKRLIAYHEIGHAIIGTLVKDHDPVQKVTLVPRGQARGLTWFTPGEDQSLISRAQILARITGALGGRAAEEVVFGDAEVTTGAGNDLQQVTGMARQMVTRFGMSDLGPVSLESQTGEVFLGRDWMTRSEYSEEIASRIDAQVRSIVEHCYDEARRLIRDNRTVIDRLVDLLIERETIDGEEFRQIVAEYTDIPEKEQYTPQL, encoded by the coding sequence ATGAAATTTTCTTGGAGAACGGTTGTACTGTGGGCGTTACCCGCACTGGTGATTGGATTTTTCATCTGGCAAAGTTCAATGGTTCCCTCGTCGGTAAACATGGGGCGTAATGCTGCCAGCACCCGGATGACCTACGGTCGGTTTCTGGAGTATCTGGATGCAAATCGAGTTGCCAGTGTTGACTTCTACGATGGTGGCAGAACAGCCATTGTGGAAGCCGTTGACCCTGAACTGGATAATCGCCTGCAACGCCTGCGGGTAGATCTGCCTGGCAATGCTCCAGAACTCATCTCCAGACTGCGGGAATCGAAGATCAGCTTTGACTCTCACCCTGTGCGGAATGACGGTGCAATTTGGGGGCTATTGGGCAACCTGATCTTCCCCATTCTGCTTATCGGCGGCTTGTTTTTCTTATTCCGTCGTTCGGGCAATGTACCGGGTGGTCCCGGGCAGGCAATGAATTTTGGCAAATCCCGTGCCCGCTTCCAGATGGAGGCCAAGACCGGCATCATGTTTGATGACGTAGCCGGGATTGAAGAGGCCAAAGAAGAACTCCAGGAAGTGGTGACCTTCCTTAAGAAGCCGGAACGCTTCACAGCCGTTGGTGCTCGGATTCCCAAAGGGGTGCTACTGATTGGTCCTCCAGGAACCGGGAAAACGCTGCTGGCAAAGGCGATCGCTGGGGAAGCTGGAGTGCCCTTCTTTAGCATCTCTGGTTCCGAGTTTGTTGAGATGTTTGTTGGAGTTGGGGCTTCACGGGTGCGTGACCTGTTCAAGAAAGCCAAAGAAAATGCCCCCTGCATCATCTTTATTGATGAAATTGATGCGGTGGGTCGGCAGCGGGGTGCTGGCATTGGTGGTGGAAACGATGAGCGGGAACAGACCCTCAACCAGTTGTTGACAGAGATGGACGGGTTTGAAGGCAATACGGGTATCATCATCATTGCAGCAACGAACCGCCCGGATGTGCTGGATTCTGCTCTGCTGCGCCCCGGTCGGTTTGACCGCCAGGTAACGGTTGATCCACCCGACATTAAAGGTCGTCTGGAAGTCCTGAAGGTTCATGCCCGCAACAAGAAACTGGCTCCCGAAATCTCACTGGAAGCGATTGCCCGCCGCACTCCAGGCTTTACGGGGGCAGATCTGGCAAACCTGCTGAATGAAGCAGCGATTCTAACGGCCCGTCGTCGGAAAGAAGCCATCACCATGCTGGAAATCGATGATGCGGTGGATCGGGTAGTTGCTGGCATGGAAGGTACTCCCCTGGTTGATAGCAAGAGCAAGCGCCTGATCGCCTACCACGAAATTGGTCATGCCATTATTGGCACACTGGTAAAAGACCACGACCCGGTACAGAAAGTTACCCTGGTACCGCGTGGGCAGGCACGGGGTTTGACCTGGTTCACCCCCGGTGAAGACCAGAGCCTGATTTCCCGCGCCCAAATCCTGGCACGCATCACGGGTGCTCTGGGTGGACGGGCCGCTGAGGAAGTTGTATTTGGGGATGCAGAGGTGACCACGGGTGCCGGTAACGACCTGCAACAGGTTACAGGAATGGCACGTCAGATGGTCACACGCTTTGGCATGTCTGACCTGGGTCCGGTGTCTCTGGAAAGTCAGACCGGGGAGGTATTCCTGGGACGTGACTGGATGACTCGCTCTGAGTATTCCGAGGAAATTGCTTCTCGAATCGATGCCCAGGTACGCTCCATTGTCGAGCATTGTTATGACGAAGCTCGTCGATTGATCCGGGATAATCGGACCGTGATTGACCGTCTGGTGGATCTGCTAATTGAGCGTGAAACCATTGATGGTGAAGAGTTTCGCCAGATCGTGGCTGAGTATACAGATATACCTGAAAAGGAACAGTATACTCCACAGTTATAA
- a CDS encoding NAD(P)H-quinone oxidoreductase subunit J — protein MTPADSAAVVEAGNVSKWLAQNGFEHEFLGLDASGVEMLKVDPEFLIPFSTALYAYGFNYLQCQGAYDSGPGQDLVSFYHLIKVSDNAEKPEEVRVKVFLPRDNPRVASVYWIWKAADWQERESYDMYGIVYEGHPNLKRILMPEDWVGYPLRKDYISPDFYELQDAY, from the coding sequence ATCACCCCTGCGGATTCTGCTGCGGTTGTAGAAGCTGGCAATGTTTCTAAATGGCTGGCTCAAAATGGTTTTGAACATGAGTTTTTGGGTCTGGATGCTTCCGGGGTTGAAATGCTGAAGGTGGACCCGGAATTCCTGATTCCCTTTTCAACTGCGTTGTATGCCTATGGCTTTAACTACCTGCAATGTCAGGGCGCTTATGATTCAGGTCCAGGACAGGATCTGGTCAGCTTCTATCACCTGATTAAAGTCAGTGATAACGCAGAGAAGCCAGAGGAAGTCCGCGTGAAGGTGTTTTTGCCGCGGGACAATCCTCGAGTAGCTTCCGTTTACTGGATCTGGAAAGCCGCCGATTGGCAGGAGCGGGAGTCCTATGACATGTATGGCATTGTTTATGAAGGGCATCCTAATCTGAAGCGAATTTTGATGCCAGAGGATTGGGTGGGTTATCCTCTCCGCAAGGACTACATTTCCCCTGACTTCTACGAGTTGCAGGATGCTTACTAG